In Gemmata obscuriglobus, a single genomic region encodes these proteins:
- the crcB gene encoding fluoride efflux transporter CrcB gives MELGTWLLAFVTHPAVLLAAGGGAGANARYWLGLYVRTLQGEVAFPWATFAINASGSAILGLVAAAFLNHPDESRKSWYLFLGTGFCGGFTTFSTFSLETLQLLRADRPVTAAVYVLGSVAAGLFGVWLAMRLAGGRA, from the coding sequence GTGGAACTCGGAACCTGGCTGCTGGCGTTCGTGACGCACCCGGCGGTGCTGCTCGCGGCGGGCGGCGGCGCCGGAGCGAACGCCCGCTACTGGCTCGGGCTGTACGTCCGCACGCTGCAAGGCGAGGTGGCGTTCCCGTGGGCCACGTTCGCCATCAACGCTTCAGGGTCGGCGATCCTCGGGCTCGTCGCGGCGGCGTTCCTGAACCACCCGGACGAGTCGCGGAAGAGCTGGTACCTGTTCCTGGGCACCGGGTTCTGCGGCGGGTTCACCACGTTCTCGACGTTCAGCCTCGAAACGCTCCAGCTCCTGCGCGCCGACCGCCCGGTGACGGCCGCGGTGTACGTGCTGGGCTCGGTCGCGGCCGGGCTGTTCGGCGTGTGGCTCGCGATGCGCCTGGCGGGCGGCCGGGCGTAA
- a CDS encoding diguanylate cyclase — MNVTRYKCSVLVVDDDPAILAVLAAQLGGDFDVTTACTAVQARAILTQRSVDIVLSDLQLPDETGLFLLDWVRRTAPRTARVLITGTARMQDAVDAINHSQVHRLVLKPWRSEDLLQTLRAISRALLLERSHEHLLDELRKLNLELEQRVQTRTQELEHALGKLQQANEILEKMAATDPLTGLANRRAIDEAARKEIQRRGRMPGPLAVVWIDADHFGRVNKEFSQIAGDQVLVWLAGVLQASIRTTDSLGRVGGEEFLVLAPGTDLVGAEALAERLRVHVQAAHTVYDGQLIRMTISLGVAVAEAGVPVTYEQLRDVSARALKEAKSDGRNRAVIRLITSSAPPAPEQQVTV, encoded by the coding sequence ATGAACGTCACACGGTACAAATGCTCGGTCCTGGTTGTGGACGACGACCCCGCGATACTCGCGGTGCTCGCGGCGCAACTCGGCGGGGATTTTGACGTTACAACGGCTTGCACCGCGGTTCAGGCGCGGGCGATTCTGACGCAGCGGTCCGTTGACATCGTCCTTTCGGACCTTCAGCTCCCGGATGAAACGGGCCTCTTCCTTCTTGATTGGGTGCGCCGAACGGCCCCCCGCACCGCCCGCGTGCTTATCACCGGAACAGCCCGGATGCAAGACGCGGTCGACGCCATCAACCACAGTCAGGTCCACCGTCTCGTTCTCAAACCGTGGCGGTCGGAGGATTTACTGCAAACGTTGCGGGCAATTTCACGCGCGTTGCTCCTGGAGAGGAGCCACGAACACCTTCTGGATGAGTTGCGTAAGCTGAATCTCGAACTGGAGCAGCGGGTGCAAACCCGCACCCAGGAACTGGAACACGCTCTCGGGAAACTTCAGCAGGCGAATGAAATCCTCGAAAAGATGGCCGCGACCGACCCGCTGACGGGGTTGGCGAATCGGCGTGCCATTGACGAAGCCGCGCGAAAAGAGATCCAACGCCGGGGGCGGATGCCGGGGCCGCTGGCGGTCGTGTGGATCGACGCCGACCACTTCGGCCGAGTGAACAAAGAGTTTTCACAGATCGCCGGCGACCAGGTGCTGGTGTGGCTCGCGGGGGTTCTGCAGGCGTCGATCCGCACGACCGACTCACTCGGGCGGGTCGGCGGCGAGGAGTTCCTCGTGCTCGCACCCGGGACCGACCTCGTCGGCGCAGAAGCGCTGGCCGAGCGGCTGCGGGTTCACGTTCAGGCTGCTCATACCGTCTACGACGGCCAACTGATCCGCATGACGATCAGCCTCGGGGTGGCGGTCGCGGAGGCCGGGGTGCCGGTGACCTACGAGCAACTGCGCGACGTGTCCGCCCGGGCGCTCAAAGAGGCGAAAAGCGACGGGCGCAACCGGGCGGTCATCCGACTCATCACCTCGTCCGCCCCGCCCGCGCCTGAGCAGCAGGTGACGGTTTGA
- a CDS encoding sigma-70 family RNA polymerase sigma factor, which translates to MKTARRKRSGQSAKVDDTALTTFSSDLLTPEEERELLTSFWDCKSELVRVLLRHYPNDLRAVRPPLEPWPMAQFIREHCTEDRCDVIAVRRLRDRYVHYKHRLASANIRLAAHVAKRFRHHSLAYSDLLQEAVCGLMQAIDRFDVSHGTRLATYATWWIRQTLQIAVARQSHLVSLSPHHLQELGLLQQESEALAHGGKHLPSPQELASRTGSSLEHLTHLQTATRTPVSLNAVLDDDSDFKLTEAMPDTGTLVMQENNERQEALSFLMENLRPRERKVLDLRFGLTGNGTHSLRQIGHLLRISKERVRQIQNRALEKLKANAERVGWEPTLLLE; encoded by the coding sequence ATGAAAACTGCCAGGCGGAAGCGATCCGGCCAGTCCGCGAAGGTCGACGACACCGCGCTGACGACTTTCTCCTCGGACCTGCTGACGCCCGAAGAAGAACGCGAACTGCTCACCAGCTTCTGGGACTGCAAGAGTGAACTGGTTCGCGTCCTTCTGCGCCACTACCCGAACGACCTCCGCGCCGTGCGCCCGCCGCTGGAGCCGTGGCCGATGGCCCAGTTCATCCGCGAGCACTGCACCGAAGACCGGTGCGACGTGATCGCGGTCCGCCGCCTCCGCGACCGTTACGTTCACTACAAGCACCGGCTCGCCAGCGCCAACATCCGGCTCGCGGCCCACGTCGCCAAGCGGTTCCGGCACCACAGCCTCGCCTACAGCGACCTCCTGCAGGAGGCCGTTTGCGGCCTGATGCAGGCGATCGACCGGTTCGACGTCAGCCACGGCACTCGCCTCGCCACATACGCGACGTGGTGGATCCGTCAGACGCTTCAGATCGCGGTTGCTCGCCAAAGTCACCTCGTGAGCCTGTCGCCTCACCACTTGCAAGAACTGGGCCTTTTGCAGCAGGAATCGGAGGCTCTTGCCCACGGCGGCAAGCACCTGCCCAGCCCGCAAGAACTTGCCAGCAGAACCGGCAGTTCGCTCGAACACCTCACACACCTCCAGACCGCTACCCGCACCCCGGTCAGCCTGAACGCCGTCCTTGACGACGACAGCGATTTCAAGCTGACGGAAGCGATGCCCGACACCGGCACGCTGGTGATGCAGGAGAACAACGAGCGCCAGGAGGCCCTCAGCTTCTTGATGGAAAACCTGCGGCCGCGTGAGCGCAAGGTGCTGGACCTGCGATTCGGTCTCACCGGTAACGGGACCCACAGCCTGCGGCAGATCGGTCATCTGCTCCGGATCTCGAAGGAGCGCGTGCGCCAGATCCAAAACCGGGCACTCGAAAAGCTCAAGGCCAACGCCGAACGCGTCGGCTGGGAGCCGACCCTGCTGCTCGAGTAG
- a CDS encoding (5-formylfuran-3-yl)methyl phosphate synthase codes for MSTTPGLLVSVRSAAEVAAALEGGADVIDVKEPLKGPLAPAEAEVVAAVIDAVDGKAPVSAALGEWSPNAITEAHWHLELPLQYVKWGLAGYAPAPGWGEDLLDTRRELPIGTEMVAVAYADWERAKSVPPAEVAKFAKRFRFKAFLLDTWGKDGKTLLDFMPAKDIAALVDGLKRVYTTVVVGGSLRPEQLKQLKGVAPDYFAVRTSACAAGKRDGVIDAVRVKKWKELLAGVKV; via the coding sequence ATGAGCACCACGCCCGGACTGTTGGTCAGCGTGCGGTCGGCGGCAGAAGTGGCGGCGGCCCTGGAAGGCGGAGCGGACGTCATCGACGTGAAGGAGCCGCTGAAAGGCCCCCTGGCGCCGGCGGAAGCGGAGGTCGTTGCGGCGGTCATTGACGCGGTGGACGGCAAGGCGCCCGTGAGCGCGGCGCTGGGCGAGTGGTCGCCGAACGCCATCACCGAGGCGCACTGGCACCTCGAACTGCCGCTCCAGTACGTGAAGTGGGGCCTCGCGGGCTACGCGCCGGCCCCGGGCTGGGGCGAAGACCTGCTCGACACCCGCCGCGAGTTGCCCATCGGGACGGAGATGGTCGCGGTCGCCTACGCCGACTGGGAGCGCGCGAAGTCGGTCCCGCCGGCCGAAGTGGCGAAGTTCGCGAAGCGGTTCCGGTTCAAGGCGTTCCTGCTCGACACGTGGGGCAAGGACGGCAAAACGCTGCTCGACTTCATGCCCGCAAAGGACATCGCCGCGCTCGTCGACGGGTTGAAGCGCGTGTACACAACGGTCGTGGTGGGGGGCTCGCTGCGTCCCGAGCAGTTGAAGCAGCTCAAGGGCGTAGCGCCGGATTACTTCGCGGTGCGCACGTCCGCGTGCGCGGCGGGTAAACGTGACGGCGTGATCGACGCGGTCCGGGTCAAGAAGTGGAAGGAACTGCTGGCCGGGGTGAAGGTGTGA